From Kamptonema formosum PCC 6407, a single genomic window includes:
- a CDS encoding AraC family transcriptional regulator, protein MLTERPLAIDYSQQDATSKFVPRPLIHSSHDAGWKNIHLAHYQLPAMEIPEICGLQHIICLPFWKQPTEMELAFDGKRHLVQHDQEETGCIEILPAYAPIKARCSQEFDITHCYLEPTFLNHAAYESVNPDRVEVNLTLKKPDPLVWQIILALTAVLENHPNNSCFYADSMATALAAHCLTYYSTRKHILMEYAYGLPKYKLKQAIEYINDRFSENVSLAEISAELGMSQYYFCRLFKQSTGMTPHAYLIQQRVERSKQLLKQTEWTINNIAIECGFANPSHFAKCFRRYTGISPKQFRMI, encoded by the coding sequence ATGCTAACAGAAAGACCCTTAGCTATTGATTATTCTCAACAAGATGCAACTTCAAAGTTTGTTCCGCGCCCGCTTATTCACTCCAGTCATGACGCGGGATGGAAAAATATTCATCTAGCACACTATCAACTGCCTGCAATGGAAATTCCTGAAATATGTGGTTTGCAACATATAATTTGTCTTCCATTTTGGAAGCAGCCAACAGAAATGGAATTAGCCTTTGATGGTAAGCGTCACCTAGTGCAGCATGACCAGGAGGAAACGGGTTGCATTGAAATACTTCCTGCTTACGCACCTATTAAGGCTAGGTGTAGTCAGGAATTTGATATCACTCACTGCTACCTTGAGCCTACATTTCTTAATCATGCCGCCTATGAGTCAGTAAACCCAGATCGAGTTGAAGTTAATCTCACGCTTAAAAAACCAGATCCGCTAGTTTGGCAAATTATCTTAGCACTGACAGCAGTATTGGAAAACCATCCAAATAATAGTTGCTTTTATGCGGATTCAATGGCGACGGCTCTAGCGGCTCATTGCTTAACATATTACTCAACCCGTAAGCATATTCTGATGGAATATGCTTACGGGTTGCCCAAATACAAACTGAAGCAAGCTATTGAATATATCAACGATCGTTTTAGTGAAAATGTATCGTTAGCAGAAATTTCAGCCGAATTAGGTATGAGTCAATACTATTTCTGTCGATTGTTTAAGCAATCAACGGGAATGACTCCTCATGCCTACTTAATTCAGCAACGAGTAGAGCGATCGAAGCAACTATTGAAGCAGACAGAATGGACAATAAACAATATTGCGATCGAGTGTGGCTTTGCCAATCCCAGTCATTTTGCAAAGTGCTTTCGCCGATACACAGGCATTTCACCTAAACAGTTTCGCATGATTTAG
- the prfC gene encoding peptide chain release factor 3, with the protein MTTELETELQTAVERRRNFAIISHPDAGKTTLTEKLLLYGGAIHEAGAVKARRAQRHATSDWMAMEQQRGISITSTVLQFEYQKYQINLLDTPGHQDFSEDTYRTLAAADNAVMLEDAAKGLEPQTRKLFEVCRMRGLPIFTFFNKLDRPGREPLELLDEIEKELGLQTYAVNWPIGMGDRFKGVYDRRQGQIHLFERAGHGSREAIDTVIELGDPRIEELLEKDLYYQLKDDLELLEAVGSELDLELVRAGKMTPVFFGSAMSNFGVELFLDAFLDYALKPGTHKSSMGEMPPTYPEFTGFVFKLQANMDPKHRDRVAFIRVCTGKFEKDMTVNHSRTGKVVRLSRPQKLFAQDRESIEVAYPGDVIGLNNPGVFAIGDTIYNGQKLEYEGIPCFSPELFAYLRNPNPSKFKQFRKGISELQEEGAVQIMYSADDAKRDPILAAVGQLQFEVVQFRMQNEYGVESLLELLPFTVARWVDGGWDALEKVGRLFNTVTVKDGWGRPVLLFRNEWNCQQVEGEHPALKLNKIAPVVSGLEITDN; encoded by the coding sequence ATGACCACAGAGCTTGAGACAGAACTGCAAACCGCTGTTGAGCGTCGTCGCAACTTTGCGATTATCTCCCACCCTGACGCGGGTAAAACCACTCTCACAGAAAAACTGCTGCTGTACGGAGGTGCAATTCACGAAGCGGGTGCAGTCAAGGCGCGGCGGGCCCAGCGTCACGCTACCTCAGACTGGATGGCGATGGAACAACAACGGGGAATTTCGATTACTTCTACAGTGTTGCAGTTCGAGTATCAAAAGTATCAGATTAATTTACTCGATACTCCCGGACACCAAGATTTTAGTGAAGATACTTACAGAACTTTGGCCGCCGCTGATAACGCAGTGATGCTAGAAGATGCGGCGAAAGGTTTAGAACCACAAACACGGAAATTGTTTGAAGTTTGCCGAATGCGCGGTTTGCCAATATTTACATTTTTCAATAAACTTGACAGGCCGGGGAGAGAACCGCTGGAATTGTTGGATGAAATTGAGAAAGAATTGGGTTTGCAGACTTATGCGGTGAATTGGCCCATTGGAATGGGCGATCGCTTTAAAGGCGTTTACGATCGCCGCCAAGGTCAGATTCACTTATTTGAGCGTGCGGGACACGGTTCGCGGGAGGCGATCGATACAGTTATAGAGTTAGGCGATCCTCGTATTGAAGAACTGTTAGAGAAAGACCTTTACTATCAACTTAAAGATGACCTAGAACTTTTAGAAGCAGTCGGTTCCGAACTCGATTTAGAATTAGTTCGCGCTGGGAAAATGACACCCGTATTCTTTGGTAGTGCCATGAGTAACTTTGGGGTGGAGTTATTTTTGGATGCGTTTCTAGATTATGCCCTCAAGCCTGGAACTCACAAAAGTAGTATGGGCGAAATGCCACCAACTTACCCAGAATTTACTGGTTTTGTGTTTAAACTGCAAGCAAATATGGACCCGAAACACCGAGATCGGGTGGCATTTATTCGGGTTTGTACCGGCAAATTTGAGAAAGATATGACAGTGAATCACTCTCGTACTGGTAAAGTTGTACGATTGTCAAGACCTCAAAAGTTATTTGCCCAAGATCGGGAATCCATAGAAGTTGCTTATCCTGGGGATGTAATTGGGTTGAATAATCCGGGAGTATTTGCAATTGGCGATACGATTTACAACGGTCAAAAACTAGAGTATGAAGGAATACCCTGTTTTTCACCCGAACTTTTTGCTTATTTGAGAAATCCCAATCCCTCTAAATTCAAACAATTTCGTAAAGGTATTTCCGAGTTACAAGAAGAGGGGGCAGTACAAATTATGTACTCGGCAGATGATGCTAAGCGCGATCCAATTTTAGCCGCAGTTGGGCAATTACAATTTGAAGTAGTGCAATTCCGAATGCAGAATGAATACGGCGTAGAGTCGCTGTTAGAGTTATTACCTTTTACCGTTGCTCGTTGGGTTGATGGTGGTTGGGATGCGCTGGAAAAAGTGGGGAGATTATTTAATACAGTGACAGTCAAAGATGGCTGGGGGCGACCAGTTTTACTGTTTAGAAATGAATGGAATTGTCAACAAGTGGAAGGCGAACATCCGGCCTTGAAATTGAATAAGATTGCGCCTGTAGTTTCTGGTTTAGAAATTACCGATAATTGA
- a CDS encoding PAS domain S-box protein: protein MLDNWHNFFTAGQFIPHGHCYLWKPGLVRLHVVSDAIIALSYYSIPLTLVHLVRKRGDLPFNWIFLSFGSFIIACGTGHLMNIWTLWHPTYWLAGFLNAFTAIISACVAVLLVWLIPKILALPSPAQLAAVNRKLEIEIKERQQARLELDQAYQQLTFHVENSPVAVVEWDSEFRVKRWSRQAEKIFGWKANEVIGKHPAEWQLIHPEDAEAVSSSVLKLLYGNEPRNISKHRNYTKDNSIIYCEWYNSAFMDESGTLVSILSLVLDISDRLRAEEGLVNQKRTLRTILDHAPIWIWMTDTKGKMQFVNKTFCEDMGVTESRFLEVPHYSEIIGKEESVNSLTSDAACWSQDAPHHSEETLLFVDGKFHDLEIIKAKLKGESGKAIGLIGLAVDVSDRKQVQLALQQSEIQFRQLAQHEELLNRLASQIRNSLDLDTILQTTVNQIRNLLQIDRCYFLWYRPKTKELNAKSAAENILEITKKLDPEEKISVNYFTDSADKSRPKCQIVPIENCYWEVVNEAKDTSLDSYIGFYSGEQIGRWTDRLLQLSIIRVNDASTLSEPEMQKFLLSFGMISYLSLPIQTQSGEIGVLVCGHQSCVRVWPDSEVELLQAVTNQLAIALDQAEIYSQTRQVAFHAQAQAEQLEQALQQLQKTQAHLIQTEKMSSLGQMVAGVAHEINNPINFIHGNISYTSDYALNLLDLVELYQKYYPKPTPEIQERIDNIDLAFMSEDLPKLLSSMKLGTERIRSIVLSLRNFSRLDESEVKEVNVHEGIDSTLLILQNNLKEKPEELSIQVIKDYGSLPSIECCPGQLNQVFMNLLANAIDALHELRLKQKQQEQQSPTLNAQLPTIWIRTEVIDSDRIAIKIKDNGPGMTEEVRSKLFDPFFTTKEVGKGTGLGLSISYQIVVEKHGGQLYCISALGEGAEFAIEIPVRQQSNKKLISGLPVAEAI from the coding sequence ATGCTCGATAATTGGCATAATTTTTTTACCGCAGGACAGTTTATTCCTCACGGTCATTGCTATCTATGGAAGCCGGGATTAGTCAGGCTTCACGTAGTTTCGGATGCAATAATTGCTCTATCCTACTATTCCATTCCTCTAACCTTAGTACATTTAGTCCGCAAGCGCGGCGATTTGCCTTTTAACTGGATATTTCTCTCCTTTGGCAGTTTTATTATTGCCTGTGGCACGGGACACCTCATGAATATCTGGACGCTATGGCATCCTACCTATTGGCTAGCAGGTTTCCTCAATGCGTTTACAGCTATTATTTCTGCCTGTGTAGCCGTACTCTTAGTGTGGTTAATTCCTAAAATCTTAGCTCTTCCAAGTCCAGCACAATTAGCAGCAGTTAACAGGAAACTAGAAATAGAAATTAAGGAGCGCCAGCAGGCAAGATTAGAACTAGACCAAGCTTACCAGCAATTGACTTTTCATGTCGAGAATTCGCCTGTGGCAGTGGTAGAATGGGATAGTGAATTTCGGGTGAAGCGGTGGTCGCGGCAAGCGGAAAAAATCTTTGGTTGGAAAGCCAATGAAGTGATAGGAAAACACCCTGCGGAATGGCAATTAATTCATCCTGAAGATGCAGAAGCCGTCAGCTCGAGCGTGCTTAAACTTCTCTACGGCAACGAACCTCGTAATATTAGTAAACACCGCAACTATACTAAGGACAATTCTATTATTTACTGTGAGTGGTATAACTCCGCATTTATGGATGAGTCTGGAACTTTGGTGTCAATTTTGTCCCTAGTTCTTGACATCAGCGATAGACTGCGAGCAGAGGAAGGGTTAGTCAACCAAAAGCGCACCTTGAGAACTATTCTAGACCACGCTCCGATTTGGATTTGGATGACAGATACAAAAGGCAAAATGCAATTTGTGAATAAGACTTTTTGTGAAGATATGGGAGTTACTGAGTCTCGCTTTTTAGAGGTTCCTCACTATTCAGAAATTATCGGTAAAGAAGAGTCGGTAAACTCCCTAACATCTGATGCAGCTTGCTGGAGTCAAGACGCACCTCATCACTCAGAAGAAACTCTGCTTTTTGTAGATGGTAAATTTCACGATTTAGAAATCATCAAAGCTAAGCTTAAAGGTGAATCTGGCAAGGCAATTGGTTTAATTGGTTTGGCGGTAGATGTCAGCGATCGCAAACAAGTTCAGTTAGCACTTCAGCAGTCAGAAATTCAATTTAGACAACTCGCTCAGCACGAAGAATTACTCAACCGTTTAGCGAGTCAAATTCGCAATTCTCTAGACCTTGATACCATCCTACAAACAACAGTAAATCAAATTAGAAATTTGTTGCAAATTGACCGCTGCTATTTTCTTTGGTATCGTCCAAAGACGAAAGAATTAAATGCTAAATCGGCGGCGGAAAATATACTCGAAATAACTAAAAAGCTTGACCCAGAGGAAAAAATATCAGTCAACTATTTTACTGATTCTGCCGATAAATCTCGACCCAAATGCCAAATAGTGCCGATAGAAAACTGCTATTGGGAAGTAGTAAATGAAGCCAAGGATACAAGTTTGGATAGTTATATTGGCTTCTATTCTGGCGAACAAATAGGTCGTTGGACAGATCGTTTACTACAACTATCAATCATCCGAGTTAATGATGCTAGTACGTTATCTGAGCCAGAAATGCAGAAATTTTTACTGTCTTTTGGGATGATTTCTTATCTCTCCTTGCCAATTCAAACCCAGTCGGGAGAAATAGGGGTTTTAGTGTGCGGACATCAGAGTTGCGTGCGGGTATGGCCAGACAGTGAAGTAGAACTTTTGCAAGCAGTGACAAATCAATTAGCAATCGCACTCGATCAAGCTGAAATTTACAGCCAAACTCGCCAAGTCGCTTTCCACGCTCAAGCTCAAGCAGAACAATTAGAGCAAGCTTTGCAGCAGTTACAAAAAACTCAAGCTCATCTGATCCAAACTGAAAAAATGTCCTCTCTAGGTCAGATGGTAGCCGGTGTTGCCCACGAAATTAATAATCCGATCAATTTTATTCATGGCAATATTAGCTATACCAGTGACTACGCCCTAAATTTACTAGATTTAGTGGAACTTTACCAAAAATACTATCCCAAACCAACTCCCGAAATTCAAGAGCGGATCGACAATATAGACTTGGCATTTATGAGTGAAGATTTGCCGAAGTTGTTATCTTCAATGAAACTAGGAACTGAGCGAATTCGCTCTATTGTCTTGTCCCTGCGAAACTTCTCACGTCTCGACGAATCAGAAGTCAAAGAAGTTAACGTTCATGAAGGTATTGACAGTACGCTGCTGATCTTGCAAAATAATCTTAAGGAAAAACCAGAAGAGTTAAGCATTCAAGTTATTAAAGACTACGGTAGCTTGCCTTCGATCGAGTGTTGTCCCGGACAGTTGAACCAAGTCTTTATGAATCTACTTGCTAATGCGATCGATGCTTTACATGAGCTAAGACTCAAGCAGAAACAGCAAGAACAACAATCCCCAACACTGAATGCTCAATTACCTACGATTTGGATTCGGACTGAAGTTATAGATAGCGATCGCATCGCTATTAAAATTAAAGACAATGGCCCGGGAATGACTGAGGAAGTGCGGAGTAAGCTATTTGACCCCTTTTTTACTACTAAAGAAGTAGGCAAGGGAACTGGTCTGGGTTTATCAATTAGCTATCAAATTGTAGTAGAAAAACACGGCGGTCAGTTGTACTGCATTTCTGCACTAGGAGAAGGGGCAGAATTTGCAATCGAGATTCCAGTTCGACAGCAAAGTAATAAAAAGTTGATTTCTGGTCTTCCTGTTGCTGAGGCCATATAG
- a CDS encoding DUF4870 domain-containing protein, with translation MYDSDKRKLLSGLSHGAIFFSATLVSIGIPIAILLVSDDPVVKDNAKESLNFHINLYIYGAVAGVLIWVLIGFPLLVLLGIISWVMPILAIVKILADPDQPYRYPFIFRLV, from the coding sequence ATGTACGACTCCGACAAGCGGAAACTACTATCAGGTTTGAGTCACGGGGCAATATTTTTCAGCGCTACACTTGTGTCTATCGGCATACCCATAGCTATTTTGCTAGTATCCGACGACCCAGTGGTTAAGGATAATGCCAAAGAATCTCTCAATTTTCACATTAACCTCTACATCTACGGTGCAGTTGCTGGGGTGCTGATTTGGGTTTTAATTGGTTTCCCGCTATTGGTTTTGTTGGGAATTATCAGTTGGGTAATGCCAATTTTGGCTATTGTCAAAATTTTGGCAGATCCCGATCAGCCTTACCGTTATCCTTTTATTTTTCGCCTGGTTTAA
- a CDS encoding Crp/Fnr family transcriptional regulator, with amino-acid sequence MLTSVERLLFVRGVPIFKELRDDFLVRLASVMDELSFPSKYSIFTEGQEGRSLYIVVSGKVRVHIGDRDLAQLEQGTFFGEMSLFDAEPRSASITTIEKCECLMLTQMQLYDAIDETPGIAVNIIRLLSRRIRELNQKINAKQAAEHQAEVAKVN; translated from the coding sequence ATGTTAACCAGCGTTGAACGCCTATTATTTGTCAGGGGAGTTCCGATTTTTAAGGAACTGCGAGATGATTTTCTCGTGCGTCTAGCATCTGTGATGGACGAGCTTTCTTTTCCATCTAAATACAGCATTTTTACTGAAGGTCAAGAAGGGCGATCGCTTTATATTGTTGTTTCTGGTAAAGTCAGAGTACATATAGGCGATCGCGACCTAGCACAGTTAGAACAGGGTACTTTTTTTGGCGAAATGTCCCTGTTTGACGCTGAACCGCGTTCGGCTTCGATCACGACTATTGAAAAATGCGAGTGTTTGATGCTGACTCAGATGCAGCTCTATGATGCTATTGATGAAACGCCGGGAATTGCTGTCAATATTATCCGTCTACTCTCGCGTCGCATTCGCGAACTCAATCAAAAAATCAATGCTAAACAAGCAGCAGAGCACCAAGCTGAAGTTGCTAAAGTTAATTGA